The Lepeophtheirus salmonis chromosome 2, UVic_Lsal_1.4, whole genome shotgun sequence region ATGATTTGATTGTAAGATATCACAAAATCCTTAGGATCTCGATGGAATTTGCTCATGATTCCAACAAGCATTTCTCTTCCTTTATCAATCCACCAGGATTTAACATTATCTTGGCTCATGAGATGTTGAAAGGCTAATCTAATACAGTGCAATTTTCCTAGATATTCATGCTCTGATTCGACTCCAACAACTTCATTTCGAATAGAACGGTAAGGAatgctttttttattcaatatttgaacgGCTTCCAAGTAAAGTAAATGGCGGCTCTCatccacattattattattcggtTCGTCAATTAAAAGATCCTCGAAATCCCTCAAATCAGCTATAGTATCTTGAGCGGAAACAAATGATGATGATTCTACAGTTGAAACAGATAAAAGTTGATTATTCGAAAATGTTGATAAGGCAAAGGACTGGGTCTCTTCTGAATGAAGAATGGAGTGTTGATGAATGAATAGGTGTTCCGCTTGAccctataataataattaagaaaacatACTTGAAGAACAAGATCAtggataaaatattcattatgttACCTGTAATTTTGTAGCACTCTCCAACAACTCTCCAAATGATTGAATAAACTCTGCATTTTTATTCGAATTGCAACTCAATGCTTCTTCCCAGTAACTAACAACAGTTTCAAGGGCTTCCAGTCCCATTTGCCCCAATTGCTGAGGGGTTATAACAGTCCCATCTACAAGTGTAGCAATATTATTTCCAGTATTTGATTCAGTCTCAGAGCTTTTTGCATGGAGAAGCTCTGGCCAATTATAGTGTGGATCTGTCACGACATCTTCACTTATCGTCCTTCTCTTAACATGGTTACTCGTGGGCCACTTTTCGCATTCCagataattgtttttctttttgcgAAAGAACTTTGTAGCCAAGTAGAGGGCCAACCTGAAAATAAGTATATACCTTCGTCAAAATGGACTCCAATACAAAAGTTCAAAGTTCAtgattaaaacaaagaaaaaaaatctaattgaaaataaagaaatgaataaattttaatttaaagtattaaaaacaaGGGAATAATGGAATGTTGAGTATTTACCCTCCAGAAGTAATCCAAAGAATTGGCTTTaagtatttatatctatataaatttgtaagacATTCTGGACCCCATTTGTGATGTTCTAAAAGGTTCATTGAGATGGGAACGAAAGGACCTGAGGTTTCTAttctgttataaaaataataaattgatattctaatctaaatctttaaaaaataaaatgattgaattataaaaagagAATGGTACGAAGTAGtgtctatgacgtcattgataACATTTTATGTAGTCTTGCTGATTATTTATGGACGTGAGTTTACCATATGGTTAAATAACCTATACTCGAatgttttgataaattataataattacactcTCATTAGGATAAATACaggaaaattatattacatatttttgaaataaactttcCTCAAGAggttcgaaaaaatttaattttttgtgaatatctgtagattttgaaaaaaaaaatctatttttttgctaatagctgtggatttttacataataaaaaaaataaaaaatccaagacTCCCCAAAGTATGATCCTACGGCCCCTACACTGATACTATAAATTGCATCCTAATTTAAAGAAGTCGCCATCTTAGGGGCTCAAAGTTGTCATTTTTACtgaataaaatggacaaatttcaaCTCCGCCAAATGactgaataaaataagacaCCCGGATAGAATACTACTTGATCTCAataataaacagtgatatttgaattaaatcaaagtaatgtgTACTAAAAATGGGAAGatttctacaattatttttcttcttttgatggATTTGGGAAGAAAAAGGTAGGATAGTTAGATAAAAGTATCTTATTCTTTCGATTATAACAGTTAATTTATTGACTAcactatgaaaataagattgtatattGATGtagtataatatgtttaatacatTTAAGGCTCAGATATAAGGTTTAAGttccattttgatatccaatagttcactattttcctacatatgaatgaaaaaagtgtttttatttttataaaacttggttgctTAAACCCCCCAAATTGGCCGATGTCACATGAAAACGTACTATATGTTaacttacataaatatactcgtattaaataaattttaataatatatgtagaggTTGCGAGATCAGTTTTTTAATAGTTCGCTGTTCTATGTAGCTCGTCTTTTCCTACCTTGAgcgaaacaaaacaaacatcggctcattttcattaaagtttagtactttaattttgatttcaatctatatgttaataaacaaaacacGTCACGCATGCCGGAAATCATGGAATCAGAATCATGGATAAAAACTATTCGAGATCCTCATGCAGCagattttgactttattaacGCATCTCGATCCCTCATTCAACTCTCTTCTCGAAGTCATGTCTATATTCCGGTTAAAATCATTGAGTCCAAGCTTGAATCCGAGTCTTTGGAGATGCTCGAGGTTCTATTAGTTCTTACATCTCTTGTATCCCGGGAGTCGGATGAAAAGAGTCGTGAAGCACTTTCTCTACAAGCGGATAATCGATTggattttatcaaaaagttgatcaatctattattattgGATCCTCATGAAAAGAGCGTAATTTTAAAGCATTATGTGGACTTTATATTAGAGGAAAcggatttttatagaataaaactaGCTTCTAAATATTTATGGCCTCATTTGGAGTCTTGTAATCTTTATGAGTCACTTCAAAAATGCGGccatgaaaaagttattttcatcttATTCCACGTTTGGTATTTTTAACTGTTTGTATTGCAACGCATTTGTTAATTGTTACGTTTCTTCTCTTCCTAGGAAGGATATAGATCCCACGCCCCTCTATTCTTGTAAATGGTACTGGGAGTATCTATCTGAATGTTTATCCGAATCTCTTGCTTCTGGGGCCATTAAGAGAGCCCTTTATCTTCTACGGGAATCGAATAAAGACAATTTAGAAGTTAAATCCTCATTATGGAACGAGTATGTCAATCTGATTGAATCTCTCGATGAAAAGCAAGTTCATATTATCAAACCTGTTCTGAGTAAACTCTCATCATTCGAAAAAGCATTTGCCAAGGATTTGAAGTGGTATTTTGTTATATACCGTCGATTGTTTAAACATCAAAATTTAGCGATTGTGCATTGGAGTTTAAATCGTTTTTTAACAACATACTCCATTGAGGACGTTGGACTTTCTTTCTTCAAGTCTGAATTAATCCCTGTTTTAAATACATCCAAATTGTATCATTCTGATAGATATACAAGGAAATCTGTACtcgtattttttaaaagatgtactGCGTCTCTTAGTTTGATTATTAAGGAAATTATTTCGATGAGAAGTTGGGGCCCTATTCCTCTATATTTTGTCATATCTTCAATTAGAAAGACTATTTCTCAAGAATCAAAGATTGATATTGATTTGGATACATTGTATTCTATTGCCGACTTTATTATTGATACTCTGACTTGCATGTATCCAATATTGCAAATGGCAATCAAAACAGATTTTCTGCGTATCATTTTAAGCTCCACTTGTCCATTTCCTGATGTATTTTCCTCCGTAAGGGGaattcttaaactattttttaagatGAATATTTTGTCTCCGAAATCAGCGTGTGTTTGGAATTCAGTTAAAGATTGGATAAAATACATTCCTTTTGGTTCGGAACCATGCGATGCTACTGTGCATGAAAGAGTCTTATTATGCCTCTTGCAAGATGACTCAAAACAATACGCATTGGAAAAATTTTCTACACCTCTACTTGAAAGTGTGTCCCGACCCTATGCACCTCCAACCAACAACTTCGAAACTTTCATTTTGTATCTTAATTACACAGAAAAGATTATTTCTCCTCAAGATGTTGATCAATTTTCTGTTATTTTGAGGAGACGTTTGGATAAAATTGCGGTTGTGACAGATTTGTTTGAGGGATTTAGCATATATCTAGAAGCATTTCACAAGCTTTTTGATTCCAGTAATCAAGAACAGTTTATCATTAGCCTATGCAAAGATTATGTTGATGATAATGACATAATTAAGAAGTAtattaaaatgagttttattgGATCGATGGATAAACGTGTTTCGTCTGTATCGAATGATATCTGCAAATGGGTACGTGGTAAATTTcctgatattttattgaaagactCTCGAAAAGTTGTGAACAGACATGACCAAAAGTTATGGGGAACATTGGAATGTAATTATCTTAGAAGCCAATGGGCTTTACTATCTCATTATTGTATGGATGAGGAAATTGATTGGATAAGCTGTGCTTTAGCCTCTATTGACATCGGAGGAGAGGATGTGATGTTATCAATCGCTGAATGCTTTGTTAATCTTTTGAATCAAATGGAAGAGGTCAGtgattttacttcaaatattatgGAACGACTATTACCTCAATTTAAGGAGTCTGTATTtcactatcaaaaaaataacatgttcaAGTCCTTGCTCGATGCCTTTTTAAATGTGTGCTTCCACCCAAGGATGATACAACACTTACCCATGGAAACTGCAAGTTATGCGTTATCACTTTTAAAGAGTTCAGAATCAATTTCTATTATTGCTGATTCGCTTGGTCATATTTTTCATGAGAACTCATTTATTGTCCCTACTGAATGGGCTGCTTTTATAGCGGACATGTTaatttatggaccaatttttcgtAAGGATCTAGCATTGAGTATGGAAGTTATTTCTATGGCAATGAAAGATATAGAAACTTTAAATGAAGATCGATGTTTTCCAAATATTCGTGTGGTGGGAGTTAAATTAGCATTTTTATTGCCGGAGAAAGCACAATTGATCAaacttttatggaatcaagCTATTGGAGGTGAATTAGAAATGAGAAAACGTAGGCATTTTGAAAATTCATCGACGCATTTAATTAGAAATAGAGCTGCTCAAGCAATACTAATCCTTATGAACGAACTATCCCCAGAGACCAcgcatttactttttttgaacttAATCGAGGAAATCTTAAATGAGGACAAAAGTCGTCAACAACAACCTAGTGTTAAGTATTTAATGGAATGGATGTTGTCCCGGATATTAATCTCCAATTATGACAACTTAGACTTTTATGACAAGTTTCATGGTGCATATTGTGTTGCAAAGAGAACTCGTTTAACTGTCATTCCCTCATTTCTTGTTGTATTTACTCAACTAGCATTGCATGTGCCTAGTATGAAGAAAAACATCCTAGATATCATAGCTCCTTGGCTCATGGGTCAAATTTTTGCTACACGTATCTCCGCTCAAATTGGTTTTAACCGAATCCAACCCAAGTCTCTAAAATGGAAAACACTTAGCTCTTGCTTAGATATTGCGCTATTCCAAGGGGATGAgggtaaaaataaagaaaaaatattgagggaattttatttaaattcttttgatGCTCTCataaattggaattttaaagatattttatatgaatttccTCGTCTTTGTGGTATTTTGAGGCAAGATTGGCTTACTAGAGATTTGAAATCCATAAAGAATATTCCATTCCATAACGGACACAGTTCATGGTCATTTCATGTAGACAAGAAGTTGTGTTATTGTCAAGAATGTAGTCCTTGCACACAAAAGACGAGAGTAGAGTTAGAAATACAGGACTCAGAGATTTTACAGgatgttcagaaaaaaattgtgattcCTATTGAAGAAGACAAGGGCGATCAAGCTGTAGAAACTGCTCATCCCAATTTGATCCTAGTTGCCTCCCTGATTGATAAACTCCCAAATCTTGGAGGATTATGCCGTACTTCAGAAATATTTGGAATTGGAGGCCTTGTTTTGAATTGTATAAAGTCTGCAGaggaaaaagaatttcaaaatttaagtgTTTCATCCCAAAACTgggtcaaattaattgaagtAAGGAAGGAAAATCTTACGCAATGGCTCAAATCCATGAAAGAAAAAGAGGGATACAATCTTATTGGTATTGAACAAACTGCTCAAAGCCTAAATCTGTACGAGTATATGTTTCctgaaaaaacaatatttgtactCGGAAATGAGAAAGAAGGAGTTTGTCCTGATGTTCTTAGAGAACTGGATACAACTATTGAAATACCTCAGTATGGTGTCATAAGATCCTTTAATGTTCATGTAACAGGTGCCTTAGTCCTTGCTGAGTATGTTCGGCAAAGAAAATCATCCATTAATACATAGAtagaaaattgcatttatgtATTGTCAGTTATTTagacaaaatatgttatgttatattttattttacatggaCTATCGTTTAATGAATTGAATTATTGTttcgaacattttttttaaatttctttatttgctccatatattaacaataattaagaaCTACATAGCTACAACGGTCGTTTGAAAGGTCCTAGTGACGCTGAACGTCATGGATGCCCTATTGAGGTTACTATTCCAGAAATCATGGATAAAATCCATATTATGGCGATGGATAACAGAAGAATGAAGATACgcgagattgctagtgctgtgggtATCTCGAGTTGGAAACCTTTTTTTGTATTGTGGTGATTCTTGCAGCTTGgatttcaaacggtccaataacgatgaataatctgtacctgtaatagttttacccttttccagatagtcaatgaggattattccttgggAATCCAAAGAAAGTCGCCATTAACTTTCCGGCCGATTTCTCGAttcaaacagaaataaatataccgatctggctgaaagtagGCGTGTGTTCGTTCTTCCAAGAAAttctactaactaaacataacttcGATACACGAAAGTAGtaccatctctcggactttgctcGGTCTGTTCGAACGACCTTCTTAGATGGGGAGattcatatttgtattacatatttccgagaaaatattgaatgaaccagaaaaaaaaattcccgacattttttttgatggattCAGATGATAAACTAATTAATGATATGTAGACCTTTTCAATCTCcattcatttttgatgattattttcttttttgaagcaaaattaGGATTACTCCAAAAAGTAATAATCTTCACAACActaatccaataaaaaaaataatttaattagtatatattaatcTATAAAGAATTGTGAATAAGTGTTTGAACCACTAACATCcatttatatctataattaatgtacatatttgacaTTATGTATTCGACGGATTGCGGAGAAAGTATTGGGTATAGATGAGTTGCTAATTTTTGGACACTATACCAAAAGTGAGAcaattccaaaaagtttaaataactCAGAGTcggtttaatattttttgaaatgattgaaGGATTTTTAATCATCCGATCCCAACAAATAATCATTCTTAAGTGCGATCCCAATTCCAGTTTCAGTCcaagaaaaacttaaaatgaTAACTCGGCagcaaatcctcagagttacgctccgtcctttatgagcacacacgaatgttaaTCAGGTTTTtagtataattgaatctatttaaaatggacttaattatttaattaggatGTTCACCACTCATGAATTAAATAGTAGTGACAACTaccaaggaaaagaaaattcaatcttcagactacaatttttttttaaacgggcctgctaaaaaataaaccggattttcatcactctGTTTGTATTACCTATTGGtagaggttaaaaaaatattaaatttgaagatCGCGCGCATTATGTACTTGCTAccaaaaagactgcagtcctaataaaatttgtcaatactaggatcggtcttttatggaaactaaaacagctgaaattacTTAGTTACTACTTACTAGTAACTATATAATTTGAGCCGCTtaagtttcatcataattcataacatCTTTCAAGGAGAAAAGATGACCAAAGTTAAATATATcaccttccttgactgttactgttacGAGTACCATTGTTATACCCTATGACGTTAAAATCtgtataatttttggtttttttacttttgtcaaACCAGTAGTCTTGAACTGCTAGAAACGGAACCGATACtgtaatatattgcttatcagtCTCGGTTATTGTGcctttgttcctatatagaatatacaaagaaaattcaatatatattataaaagaattattagtttaaatcaataatttaattttctgagttatttttgtggaattgcagtgttttccaatgatttttttatttcgccAGTTGTACAGCTGTATATGAGTTTTAAATAGCTTAGGGTTTTTATGGATTtgaaaaagtggttttagggaCCAgtgaatgtaaataaaagatggaagGGGGGGGATTATTATGGATCTAGATACGCTACTAATCTTGTCGGTGCCTATAACATGATAACTATATATATCTCTTGAGCCATGGTTTcacaaactttactatgccaagcttccccctacactaatatatttttagctgaggcccccattgtttgtttttggaaCCCCTGTTGAACTTGGGAAACTATTCACTCAGCTTATAAGGTAGCTGTGGGCCTGTTTGTATCGAATATCATTTTCTGGGCCCAAATTTTATAGCGACGCTCTGCGTTTTAAGTGTCTGTTACCAAATTGatcatgtataaaaaagaactgagacctgaaccgataaagctgaaccgacCTCGTTGAAATGAAAAAAGCGAGACCTGAACCGATACAACCGCTGAACCTGGCACTACCTTGTTTAAAACATCTTATGACACACATCTGAGGGAAAATGTCCCAAGTCATCTTAAAGATTGTGTACCTCAATCCAGAATCCTGTGTTCAAGACTATATTCAGTACTCTctgctttaattattttattgtatttttattttaaaagcattgttttgttttagatATTATATGCTATGTAATATGTTATGATGTCGCTGAcagtaaatatattacaaaagttGGTATCTTAACCatagagatttaaaaaagatagagagctgatttttttcataacaaattaactcttaaaatcaaataatattgttaattgGGATTAATTTGCCACctctttttaattgaaatgcGTGTAAATGTTTGGcaagttatcatattatatatgtattccaTTATCTCCCTGTTGCACTTATTATATCCGTAATTTGTAGGGTCAAAATGCCTATTTGTGTAGGGTTCAATTGGACATCCAGGAGGGTAATTTTCACTCAATCTTCCAAGACTAAGGATTAACCTCCTGGATTGATTGAGAATgccattaattttttcattctcttgGTACGATCCCTGCAGCTTAGACTGCATCAACTCCTTATGAGTAATAAAACGTTAAAAGTATCGTGGAATCGACTCCAACCTAATTGTGTAATAAGCATGtaaatttatgttgtatatattggtaagtatttttccttatatttcgtagaaaagtaataaacataATTCGAAGgagtattttactataataattaatttattaaattgaaatataatttaggctttcaaaatattaatgacaatgttacaaatgattgatttttaaattggacGAGATTGGTGAGAATACTTCGAACTCGGATCCCTTGAATCTTCTCACTTTCTTGTTTTCCCAAAGGATATAATTTGATCCTTGCATAACATTTAGCGATTTCTTTTATGAGGGGAGAAAGTTAATGATTTGATTCTTGAGATGAATCAAATACATGGTTATTAAGAGATTGaaagacttattttttttggttaaaaccaatatttttttactacagcaatataaacttttaaaattaagtttgagtCTCTAGGCAGTGCATCACTTGTCGAGTTCAATAGTCTTTGTAAAACTTTATCGGTTTCCTgacaaacataaattaaattttttgaaggatattttaatGCCGTCTGAAAAAATCCTCCCCAGTCCTTTCtctttattaaagcataatccTTTGACTGGTTGTCATGACAATACAAAGATGCTTGATATGTATcacagaatattttttgttctaattttttaactacAACCCCTGCTATATAAGTAATGACTACTCTCTTGTAGTCAGAAATTACAATGCTGCAATTAGGATCGGATACATCAGTATAATCATGTTCCATTTGTAAGggacattttttctaataatccATGTCTTCTTATAAATACCAATTGATTGCAATCGAGCCTCATCTGGTCATTTTTTCGTTTGGTTCGCCCACTTGGAGAAAGGAAAATTGTATTATCTTGACTCAGGCAATTTCTTGTTGCTTTTGCTTTGATCTCATGCCGGATAATTAGTCCCTTATAAGCAGGGGAAAATTGCCTGACGGaaggattattattatgacCATTTGCAGAGCGTATggcgcaaaaaaaaaacaacttccaAATGATCCTGACTAAATTTGTAagtcaaaagatattttaaataattaaattcaatgagGGAATCATATAGGTAGATGTATGAAACTTCTTATAGCCACAATGAATCCTatgaaacaactttttttcctGCTGTCAATAAGCTTTTGTCcactatttgtttttaattcactGATGTAATAGAAACTTGATTCGAATAGAGGACGCCAGTAATCAAAGTTAGTTCTACTTAGGGGCGCTTTGTAGTTGGCAAACATACTCCGCGAGTTAAATACATCAAATAGAGCATCGAATATACGGATGAACTCTATTGTTGCATCACAATTAGAAAACTTATGTAATTTAAGATCGTGTGATAGCATCTCTTAAGAATCGGTTACACTTCTAGATAATGTTTGACACGCTAAATTGACTTTCATCTTCATCCTTCTCCATTCCATGTGAGCTTTTCTTAGCTTCGTCCCTGCTCTTAGACCCTCTTTTTCTTGTATTGAGTATAATTCTTCTATAAAACTCGAACGAATAACCTCTCCCTTATAATTTCGGAGCTCCCCAATTGATGCAAAAGAGTTCCTTACAAGATTCAGCATATGGCAGACGTCAAGTAAAACAATGTCAGAGTTTGAAGGGTGGGGAAATGTAGGTTTTATATTGCCTGAATGAAGGGCAGCTCCAAGAGCTTTAAACATTCCAAAATTACATGAGGGCCCATCACAAGTAATACTCGGT contains the following coding sequences:
- the Miga gene encoding mitoguardin, translated to MNLLEHHKWGPECLTNLYRYKYLKPILWITSGGLALYLATKFFRKKKNNYLECEKWPTSNHVKRRTISEDVVTDPHYNWPELLHAKSSETESNTGNNIATLVDGTVITPQQLGQMGLEALETVVSYWEEALSCNSNKNAEFIQSFGELLESATKLQGQAEHLFIHQHSILHSEETQSFALSTFSNNQLLSVSTVESSSFVSAQDTIADLRDFEDLLIDEPNNNNVDESRHLLYLEAVQILNKKSIPYRSIRNEVVGVESEHEYLGKLHCIRLAFQHLMSQDNVKSWWIDKGREMLVGIMSKFHRDPKDFVISYNQIIEYLSVESNMTIMMEELEARNVKCLNFYDIVLDYILIDSLSDLECPPSSVVAVMQNRWLSNGFKESALSTAIWSVLKAKKRLLKYPNGFKAQFYKVSEIITPLFAWGFFGPDEELNSLMHFFKDSSLGFIRDLYDFNKVCYQDVETMSQDITNLARNNFDSVSERLEKIY
- the LOC121132663 gene encoding probable methyltransferase TARBP1: MPEIMESESWIKTIRDPHAADFDFINASRSLIQLSSRSHVYIPVKIIESKLESESLEMLEVLLVLTSLVSRESDEKSREALSLQADNRLDFIKKLINLLLLDPHEKSVILKHYVDFILEETDFYRIKLASKYLWPHLESCNLYESLQKCGHEKVIFILFHVWKDIDPTPLYSCKWYWEYLSECLSESLASGAIKRALYLLRESNKDNLEVKSSLWNEYVNLIESLDEKQVHIIKPVLSKLSSFEKAFAKDLKWYFVIYRRLFKHQNLAIVHWSLNRFLTTYSIEDVGLSFFKSELIPVLNTSKLYHSDRYTRKSVLVFFKRCTASLSLIIKEIISMRSWGPIPLYFVISSIRKTISQESKIDIDLDTLYSIADFIIDTLTCMYPILQMAIKTDFLRIILSSTCPFPDVFSSVRGILKLFFKMNILSPKSACVWNSVKDWIKYIPFGSEPCDATVHERVLLCLLQDDSKQYALEKFSTPLLESVSRPYAPPTNNFETFILYLNYTEKIISPQDVDQFSVILRRRLDKIAVVTDLFEGFSIYLEAFHKLFDSSNQEQFIISLCKDYVDDNDIIKKYIKMSFIGSMDKRVSSVSNDICKWVRGKFPDILLKDSRKVVNRHDQKLWGTLECNYLRSQWALLSHYCMDEEIDWISCALASIDIGGEDVMLSIAECFVNLLNQMEEVSDFTSNIMERLLPQFKESVFHYQKNNMFKSLLDAFLNVCFHPRMIQHLPMETASYALSLLKSSESISIIADSLGHIFHENSFIVPTEWAAFIADMLIYGPIFRKDLALSMEVISMAMKDIETLNEDRCFPNIRVVGVKLAFLLPEKAQLIKLLWNQAIGGELEMRKRRHFENSSTHLIRNRAAQAILILMNELSPETTHLLFLNLIEEILNEDKSRQQQPSVKYLMEWMLSRILISNYDNLDFYDKFHGAYCVAKRTRLTVIPSFLVVFTQLALHVPSMKKNILDIIAPWLMGQIFATRISAQIGFNRIQPKSLKWKTLSSCLDIALFQGDEGKNKEKILREFYLNSFDALINWNFKDILYEFPRLCGILRQDWLTRDLKSIKNIPFHNGHSSWSFHVDKKLCYCQECSPCTQKTRVELEIQDSEILQDVQKKIVIPIEEDKGDQAVETAHPNLILVASLIDKLPNLGGLCRTSEIFGIGGLVLNCIKSAEEKEFQNLSVSSQNWVKLIEVRKENLTQWLKSMKEKEGYNLIGIEQTAQSLNLYEYMFPEKTIFVLGNEKEGVCPDVLRELDTTIEIPQYGVIRSFNVHVTGALVLAEYVRQRKSSINT